In a single window of the Streptomyces sp. CGMCC 4.7035 genome:
- a CDS encoding helical backbone metal receptor has protein sequence MRVVSLVPSLTETVALSAPGALVGATDWCSHPARLDVVRIGGTKNPKVERIVRLAPDLVLANEEENREPDLAALREAGLKVLVTEVRDVPQAFRELERVLAACGAPARPRWLVEARAAWSRLPVPERRTTAVVPVWRRPWMVLGRDTFAGDVLARLGVDHVHAAHPERYPRIPLDELRAAAPDLVVLPDEPYRFTAEDGPEAFEGTPCALVSGRHLTWYGPSLAEAPHVVGEALRAVLR, from the coding sequence ATGAGGGTCGTCTCGCTCGTCCCGTCGCTGACCGAGACCGTGGCCCTGTCCGCGCCGGGCGCGCTGGTCGGCGCGACCGACTGGTGCAGCCATCCGGCACGCCTCGACGTCGTCCGGATCGGCGGCACCAAGAACCCGAAGGTCGAACGGATCGTCCGGCTCGCCCCCGACCTGGTGCTCGCCAACGAGGAGGAGAACCGGGAGCCGGATCTCGCGGCCCTGCGGGAGGCGGGCCTCAAGGTGCTGGTCACCGAGGTCCGGGACGTGCCCCAGGCCTTCCGCGAGCTGGAGCGGGTCCTGGCCGCGTGCGGGGCCCCCGCCCGGCCGCGCTGGCTGGTCGAGGCCCGGGCCGCATGGTCGAGGCTGCCGGTGCCCGAGCGCCGTACGACCGCCGTCGTGCCTGTCTGGCGCCGGCCCTGGATGGTGCTGGGCCGGGACACCTTCGCCGGGGACGTCCTGGCCCGGCTCGGCGTGGACCACGTCCACGCCGCGCACCCGGAACGCTATCCGCGGATCCCCCTGGACGAGCTGCGGGCCGCTGCCCCCGACCTCGTCGTGCTGCCCGACGAGCCCTACCGCTTCACGGCCGAGGACGGCCCGGAGGCGTTCGAGGGGACGCCGTGCGCACTGGTCAGCGGGCGTCATCTGACCTGGTACGGGCCGTCTTTGGCCGAGGCGCCGCACGTCGTCGGTGAGGCGCTGCGAGCAGTTCTCCGCTGA
- a CDS encoding PadR family transcriptional regulator has product MATKRRKLGNPLALAVMVLLTEKPMHPYEIAQTLRRRGKDASLKINYGSLYTVVQNLEKHGFVEVSEVQRQGNRPERTLYGITDTGREEATEWLSDLLAVPALEFPIFEAALSLMGLLHPDEVVRLLEERLDTLEVRAASARGGMEKLHETLPRLFLIESEFKLHMIEAEAAWVRDFLGELKAGTFPGVKEWRTFHETGEVPAEYLKLEGGDVERP; this is encoded by the coding sequence GTGGCGACGAAGCGCCGGAAGCTCGGCAACCCGCTGGCGCTCGCGGTCATGGTGCTGCTCACCGAGAAGCCGATGCATCCGTACGAGATCGCCCAGACCCTGCGCCGTCGCGGCAAGGACGCCAGCCTGAAGATCAACTACGGCTCGCTCTACACCGTCGTCCAGAACCTGGAGAAACACGGCTTCGTCGAGGTCTCCGAAGTACAGCGCCAGGGCAACCGCCCCGAGCGCACGCTCTACGGCATCACGGACACCGGGCGTGAAGAGGCCACGGAGTGGCTGTCGGACCTGCTCGCCGTCCCCGCGCTGGAGTTCCCCATCTTCGAGGCGGCGCTCTCACTGATGGGCCTGCTCCACCCGGACGAGGTGGTCCGTCTGCTCGAAGAGCGGCTGGACACCCTGGAGGTGCGGGCCGCCAGTGCGCGCGGCGGCATGGAGAAGCTCCATGAGACGCTTCCCCGGCTCTTCCTGATCGAGTCGGAGTTCAAGCTCCACATGATCGAGGCCGAGGCCGCGTGGGTCCGTGACTTCCTCGGAGAGCTCAAGGCCGGCACGTTTCCCGGCGTCAAGGAGTGGCGGACCTTCCACGAGACGGGGGAGGTCCCCGCGGAGTATCTGAAGCTGGAAGGCGGCGACGTCGAGAGACCCTAG
- a CDS encoding TDT family transporter gives MVIAAQPLALPAHHRPAAAVRHLGPNWYACVMGTAIVATAGAGLPRAAHVPGLRTACAAVWALSAALLVTLLGARALHWLHHRDQARAHLLDPAVAPFYGCLAMALLAVGGGALVIGRDWIGAGPAVALDAVLFTAGTVVGLVTAVAVPYLMVVRHRIEPGRATPVWLLPLVAPMVSAVLAPPLVPHLPAGQPRETLLLAAFAMFGLSLLATLVMLPLILARLITAGPLPLALTPTLFLVLGPLGQSATAVGNIADVAPGTVPAPYDEGFAVLSVLYGVPVMGFALLWLGLAAALVVRALRRGMGFTMTWWAFTFPVGTCVTGTESLARHTGLATLDALAIALYTLLLAAWALAAVRTGRGVISGELLAAPRQ, from the coding sequence GCCGGCCGCCGCCGTCCGGCACCTCGGTCCGAACTGGTACGCCTGCGTGATGGGCACCGCGATCGTGGCGACGGCGGGCGCCGGGCTGCCGCGCGCCGCGCACGTGCCGGGGCTGCGGACCGCCTGCGCCGCCGTCTGGGCGCTCTCGGCGGCCCTGCTCGTGACCCTCCTCGGCGCCCGCGCCCTGCACTGGCTCCACCACCGCGACCAGGCCCGAGCCCACCTCCTCGACCCGGCCGTCGCCCCGTTCTACGGCTGCCTCGCCATGGCCCTGCTGGCCGTCGGCGGCGGTGCCCTGGTGATCGGCCGGGACTGGATCGGGGCGGGCCCGGCCGTCGCCCTGGACGCCGTGCTCTTCACCGCCGGTACGGTCGTCGGGCTCGTCACCGCGGTGGCCGTCCCGTATCTGATGGTCGTCCGGCACCGCATCGAACCGGGCCGGGCCACCCCTGTGTGGCTGTTGCCCCTGGTCGCCCCCATGGTCTCCGCGGTCCTGGCTCCGCCGCTGGTCCCGCACCTGCCCGCCGGTCAGCCCAGGGAGACCCTGCTGCTCGCGGCCTTCGCGATGTTCGGGCTCAGTCTGCTGGCCACGCTCGTGATGCTGCCGCTGATCCTCGCCCGGCTGATCACCGCGGGCCCGCTGCCGCTCGCCCTGACGCCGACCCTCTTCCTGGTCCTCGGCCCGTTGGGCCAGTCCGCCACCGCCGTCGGCAATATCGCGGACGTGGCGCCGGGCACCGTCCCGGCCCCCTACGACGAGGGCTTCGCCGTCCTCTCCGTGCTCTACGGCGTCCCGGTGATGGGCTTCGCGCTGCTGTGGCTGGGCCTGGCCGCCGCACTGGTGGTGCGCGCCCTGCGGCGGGGCATGGGCTTCACCATGACCTGGTGGGCGTTCACTTTCCCGGTGGGCACCTGTGTCACCGGCACGGAGTCGCTGGCCCGGCACACCGGGCTCGCCACCCTCGACGCGCTCGCGATCGCCCTGTACACGCTGCTCCTCGCCGCCTGGGCCCTCGCCGCCGTCCGCACCGGCCGGGGAGTCATCAGCGGAGAACTGCTCGCAGCACCTCGCCAATGA
- a CDS encoding amino acid permease: MTSTAPADVHPNPPRPDGAADLAEFGYRQELHRSLGRYASFAAGFSFISVLTTVFQFFAFGYAFGGPVFFWTWPAVLLGQLLVAACFAELAARYPISGAVYQWSTRLSNAAFGWFAGWIMVIGQIVVVAAAALALQMVMPPLWSGFQLVGGDPAPTSPTGAANAAVLGVILLVLTTLVNVVDNRVMSAINRVGVTAEIIGACLIVVLLLTHSRRAPGITFHTGSGTGGLLGALLVGSFMAAYVMIGFDSAGEMSEETHNPRRTAPRTILTALGAAGLLGGLIVLGGILAAPSLTDGHLGTDGLSYVLTSSLGDGVGRVLLADVVVAIAVATLAIQTAASRMLFSMARDGQLPFARRLARVNPRTGMPGAPALVIGVLAAALLLLDFASPDAFLAIGTTCIVMLYLAYAMVTGPLLVRRLRGEFPAGGTDETGAPLFSLGRWGVPVNALALLYGLLMTVNLAWPRAEVYDPAGGHWYFQWFTALFLLVTVGLGALYRVVRARRAPASA, from the coding sequence ATGACGAGCACCGCCCCCGCCGACGTCCACCCGAACCCGCCACGGCCCGACGGAGCCGCCGACCTCGCCGAGTTCGGCTACCGCCAGGAACTGCACCGCAGCCTGGGCCGGTACGCCTCCTTCGCCGCCGGGTTCTCCTTCATCTCCGTACTGACGACCGTCTTCCAGTTCTTCGCGTTCGGATACGCCTTCGGGGGCCCCGTCTTCTTCTGGACCTGGCCCGCCGTGCTGCTGGGCCAGCTGCTGGTGGCCGCGTGCTTCGCCGAGCTCGCGGCGCGCTACCCGATCTCGGGCGCCGTCTACCAGTGGTCCACACGGCTGTCGAACGCCGCCTTCGGCTGGTTCGCCGGCTGGATCATGGTGATCGGACAGATCGTGGTGGTCGCGGCGGCGGCGCTCGCGCTCCAGATGGTGATGCCGCCGCTCTGGTCGGGCTTCCAGCTCGTGGGCGGCGACCCGGCGCCCACCTCCCCGACGGGTGCGGCGAACGCGGCGGTCCTCGGTGTCATCCTGCTGGTACTCACCACGCTCGTGAACGTCGTCGACAACCGTGTGATGTCCGCGATCAACCGGGTCGGGGTCACCGCCGAGATCATCGGCGCATGCCTGATCGTCGTGCTGCTGCTCACCCACTCCCGGCGCGCCCCCGGCATCACCTTCCACACGGGCTCCGGCACGGGCGGCCTGCTCGGCGCGCTGCTCGTGGGCTCGTTCATGGCGGCATATGTGATGATCGGCTTCGACAGCGCGGGCGAGATGAGCGAGGAGACGCACAACCCGCGGCGCACCGCGCCCCGCACGATCCTCACCGCCCTGGGTGCGGCGGGCCTGCTCGGCGGACTGATCGTCCTGGGCGGCATCCTCGCCGCGCCCAGCCTGACGGACGGCCACCTCGGCACCGACGGCCTGAGCTACGTCCTGACCAGCAGCCTCGGCGACGGTGTCGGGCGGGTGCTGCTCGCCGACGTGGTGGTGGCGATCGCGGTGGCGACCCTCGCCATCCAGACGGCTGCCTCCCGCATGCTCTTCTCCATGGCCCGCGACGGGCAGCTGCCGTTCGCGCGGCGCCTCGCCCGCGTCAACCCCCGCACGGGCATGCCCGGCGCTCCCGCCCTGGTGATCGGCGTCCTCGCCGCCGCGCTCCTGCTGCTCGACTTCGCCTCCCCGGACGCCTTCCTGGCCATCGGCACGACCTGCATCGTGATGCTCTACCTCGCGTACGCGATGGTGACGGGCCCCCTGCTGGTACGGCGTCTGCGCGGCGAGTTCCCCGCGGGCGGCACGGACGAGACGGGCGCCCCGCTCTTCTCCCTGGGCCGCTGGGGTGTCCCGGTCAACGCGCTCGCCCTGCTCTACGGCCTCCTCATGACCGTCAACCTGGCCTGGCCGCGCGCGGAGGTGTACGACCCGGCGGGCGGGCACTGGTACTTCCAGTGGTTCACGGCGCTGTTCTTGCTGGTCACCGTAGGGCTCGGCGCTCTGTACCGGGTGGTGAGGGCACGACGAGCACCAGCCTCAGCATGA
- a CDS encoding helix-turn-helix domain-containing protein, translating into MGDHKEQPLRVGAAVRRRRRALELTLAVVAERSGLSVPFLSQVENERARPSRPSLERIADALGTTAVELLAAADPACSVDVLRADDEGVPPGQARVRPLVRGHHQLHAMEFIGDHDEGREFQHRNDEVMYVVDGGVEVEAEGRAHRLGRGDTLYLSGGVRHRWRATVPDTRVIVVAVADHIEAVEDPSGRR; encoded by the coding sequence ATGGGCGACCACAAAGAACAGCCCCTTCGGGTGGGCGCGGCCGTCCGGCGGCGGCGCCGGGCACTGGAGCTCACCCTCGCCGTCGTGGCCGAGCGCAGCGGCCTGTCGGTCCCCTTCCTGAGCCAGGTCGAGAACGAGCGGGCGCGCCCCAGCAGGCCCTCCCTGGAGCGGATCGCCGACGCCCTGGGCACCACCGCCGTCGAACTGCTCGCGGCGGCCGACCCGGCGTGCAGCGTGGACGTCCTGCGGGCCGACGACGAGGGAGTCCCGCCGGGGCAGGCGCGGGTGCGCCCCTTGGTGCGCGGTCATCACCAGTTGCACGCGATGGAGTTCATCGGGGACCACGACGAGGGACGCGAATTCCAGCATCGCAACGACGAGGTGATGTACGTCGTCGACGGCGGTGTCGAGGTGGAGGCGGAGGGCCGGGCGCACCGGCTCGGACGGGGTGACACGCTGTATCTGAGCGGGGGAGTGCGCCATCGCTGGCGGGCGACCGTGCCGGACACCCGCGTGATCGTCGTCGCGGTCGCCGACCACATCGAGGCGGTCGAGGACCCCTCCGGCCGGCGCTGA
- a CDS encoding siderophore-interacting protein: MAERPAGGGRKAHSAQVIRTERLSPHMQRVVLGGEGLADFSAGTCTDHYVKLLFPPAEGVTYPEPFDMQRIREELPRDQWPVTRTYTVRAWDPEHRELTLDFVVHGDEGLAGPWAVRVQPGETVRFMGPGGAYAPDAGADWHLFVGDESALPAIAAALESLPDGADTYAFVEVSGPEEEQKIDSDVEVVWLHRGDRPIGEALVEAVRALEFPEGRVHAFVHGEASFVKELRRLLRVERQIPREDLSISGYWRLGHNEDGWQASKREWNARIEAEQEGATAA, encoded by the coding sequence ATGGCAGAGCGCCCGGCAGGCGGGGGCCGCAAGGCCCACTCCGCGCAGGTCATCCGCACGGAGCGGCTGAGCCCGCACATGCAGCGTGTAGTGCTCGGCGGCGAGGGCCTGGCCGATTTCTCGGCGGGTACCTGCACCGATCACTATGTGAAGCTGCTCTTCCCGCCGGCCGAGGGCGTCACCTACCCCGAACCCTTCGACATGCAGCGGATCCGCGAGGAGTTGCCGCGCGACCAGTGGCCGGTGACACGTACCTACACCGTGCGCGCATGGGACCCCGAACACCGGGAACTGACCCTTGACTTCGTGGTCCACGGCGACGAGGGCCTCGCCGGACCGTGGGCGGTGCGCGTCCAGCCGGGCGAGACCGTGCGGTTCATGGGCCCCGGCGGCGCCTACGCCCCCGACGCGGGTGCCGACTGGCACCTGTTCGTCGGCGACGAGAGCGCTCTGCCCGCGATCGCGGCCGCACTGGAGTCGCTGCCGGACGGCGCCGACACCTACGCCTTCGTGGAGGTCTCGGGCCCCGAGGAGGAGCAGAAGATCGACTCCGATGTAGAGGTGGTCTGGCTGCACCGCGGAGACCGGCCGATCGGCGAGGCCCTGGTGGAGGCCGTCCGGGCACTGGAGTTCCCCGAGGGCCGGGTGCACGCGTTCGTGCACGGCGAGGCGAGCTTCGTGAAGGAACTGCGCCGACTGCTGCGCGTCGAGCGGCAGATCCCGCGCGAGGACCTCTCGATCTCCGGCTACTGGCGCCTGGGCCACAACGAGGACGGCTGGCAGGCGTCGAAGCGGGAGTGGAACGCGCGCATCGAGGCGGAGCAGGAGGGCGCGACCGCCGCGTAG
- a CDS encoding quaternary amine ABC transporter ATP-binding protein, whose translation MSSRLEAEHLYKVFGRRPDNAVERLRQGADREELRADGTTAAVIDASFTVEPGQIFVVMGLSGSGKSTLLRMLNGLLEPTAGHVRFDGQDLTALGPRELREVRSRKISMVFQHFALFPHRSVRENAAYGLEVQGVPRAERERRADEALALCGLAGWEKSWPDELSGGMQQRVGLARALATDADLLLMDESFSALDPLIRRDMQDQLLELQKTLKKTIVFITHDLNEAMRLGDRIAVMRDGRIVQIGTAEDILVRPADDYVASFTQDVDRSRVLTAGVVMDTAVRGDEADCGCETVTPETPFVELCAISARLAHPVAVLDARRGLVGVVPRQRLVGFLGDRTGGPTPCDTSREEGGKVSARA comes from the coding sequence GTGTCATCCAGGCTTGAGGCCGAGCACCTCTACAAGGTGTTCGGCAGACGACCCGACAACGCCGTGGAACGGCTCCGGCAGGGAGCCGACCGTGAGGAGCTGCGCGCCGACGGCACCACCGCCGCCGTGATCGACGCATCCTTCACGGTGGAGCCGGGCCAGATCTTCGTCGTCATGGGCCTGTCCGGATCCGGCAAGTCCACGCTGCTGCGCATGCTCAACGGACTGCTCGAGCCGACCGCGGGACACGTCCGCTTCGACGGCCAGGATCTCACCGCGCTGGGCCCCCGCGAGCTGCGTGAGGTCCGCTCACGGAAGATCAGCATGGTCTTCCAGCACTTCGCGCTCTTCCCGCACCGCAGCGTCCGCGAGAACGCCGCCTACGGCCTCGAAGTACAGGGCGTGCCCCGCGCCGAGCGCGAGCGCCGCGCCGACGAGGCGCTCGCCCTGTGCGGCCTGGCCGGCTGGGAGAAGTCCTGGCCCGACGAGCTGTCCGGCGGCATGCAGCAGCGGGTCGGCCTGGCCCGCGCGCTCGCCACGGACGCCGATCTGTTGCTGATGGACGAGTCGTTCAGCGCGCTCGACCCGCTGATCCGCCGCGACATGCAGGACCAGCTCCTGGAACTCCAGAAGACCCTGAAGAAGACGATCGTCTTCATCACGCACGACCTCAACGAGGCCATGCGCCTGGGCGACCGCATCGCCGTGATGCGGGACGGCCGCATCGTGCAGATCGGCACCGCGGAGGACATCCTCGTGCGCCCCGCCGACGACTACGTGGCTTCCTTCACCCAGGACGTCGACCGTTCCCGCGTGCTGACCGCGGGCGTCGTCATGGACACCGCCGTGCGCGGCGACGAGGCGGACTGCGGCTGCGAGACCGTGACACCCGAGACCCCGTTCGTGGAGCTGTGCGCGATCAGCGCCCGCCTCGCGCACCCGGTCGCCGTGCTCGACGCGCGGCGCGGGCTCGTGGGCGTCGTACCCAGGCAGCGCCTCGTCGGCTTCCTCGGCGACCGGACGGGAGGGCCCACGCCCTGCGACACGTCCCGCGAGGAGGGAGGGAAGGTGAGCGCCCGTGCCTAG
- a CDS encoding RNA-guided endonuclease InsQ/TnpB family protein, producing MQLRYAFRLDPTPGQRSALARAFGCARVVYNDAIAARERARAAGEAFPTAAVLSRTLVTEAKRTRERHWLGEVSAVVLQQSLRDAESAYRHFFASLKGARKGARVGAPRFKSRKDERQAVRFTANARWKINETGRLLLPKIGEVKVRWSRTLPAIPSSVTVIKDAAGRYFASFVIDTDPEQDRTRFSEPDPDSTLGIDLGLTLPQTPSGGTPIAVLSDGTKIDSPRFLRRAEKKLKKAQRELSRKQKGSRNREKARLKVARAHAKVADARREFHHQLSTRLIRESQAVAVEDLAVKALARTRLGKSVHDAGWSAFVAMLEYKAARYGRTFAKVGRFEPTSQVCSACGIKDGPKPLHVREWTCPACGTVHDRDHNAAKNIKAAGLAVTACGARVRPGHVPAPRGEAGSHGIRSGARAA from the coding sequence GTGCAGCTTCGGTATGCCTTCCGTCTCGATCCGACGCCGGGTCAGCGCAGCGCGCTGGCGAGGGCGTTCGGGTGTGCGCGGGTGGTGTACAACGACGCGATCGCGGCGCGGGAGCGGGCGCGGGCGGCGGGGGAGGCGTTCCCCACGGCGGCGGTGCTGTCGAGGACGCTGGTCACCGAGGCGAAGAGGACCCGTGAGCGGCACTGGCTGGGCGAGGTGTCGGCGGTGGTGCTCCAGCAGTCGCTGCGGGACGCGGAGAGCGCCTACCGGCACTTCTTCGCCTCCCTGAAGGGAGCCCGGAAAGGAGCGCGGGTAGGGGCGCCCCGCTTCAAGTCCCGCAAGGACGAAAGGCAGGCGGTCCGGTTCACCGCGAACGCGCGCTGGAAGATCAACGAGACCGGAAGGCTGTTGCTGCCGAAGATCGGCGAGGTGAAAGTGCGCTGGTCGCGCACGCTGCCCGCCATCCCCTCCAGCGTCACGGTGATCAAGGACGCGGCCGGGCGATACTTCGCCTCCTTCGTCATCGACACCGACCCGGAGCAGGACCGGACCCGCTTCAGCGAGCCGGACCCCGACAGCACCCTCGGCATCGACCTGGGCCTGACCCTCCCCCAGACTCCGTCCGGGGGGACCCCCATCGCCGTCCTGTCCGACGGCACGAAGATCGACTCCCCGCGGTTCCTGCGCCGCGCCGAGAAGAAACTGAAGAAGGCCCAGCGGGAGCTGTCCCGCAAGCAGAAGGGATCCAGGAACCGGGAAAAGGCCCGGCTGAAAGTCGCCCGTGCCCACGCCAAGGTGGCTGACGCGCGCCGCGAGTTCCACCACCAGCTCTCCACCAGGCTGATCCGCGAGAGCCAAGCGGTCGCGGTGGAGGACCTGGCGGTCAAGGCACTGGCGCGTACCAGGCTGGGCAAGAGTGTGCATGATGCGGGCTGGTCCGCGTTCGTGGCCATGCTCGAATACAAAGCGGCACGTTATGGCCGGACGTTTGCCAAGGTCGGCCGGTTCGAGCCCACCAGCCAGGTGTGCTCCGCCTGCGGGATCAAGGACGGGCCCAAGCCCCTGCACGTGCGGGAGTGGACCTGCCCCGCGTGCGGGACGGTCCACGACCGGGACCACAATGCCGCGAAGAACATCAAGGCCGCCGGACTGGCGGTGACAGCCTGTGGAGCGCGGGTAAGACCGGGACATGTTCCGGCACCGCGCGGTGAAGCAGGAAGCCATGGAATCCGGTCCGGAGCCCGTGCCGCGTAG
- a CDS encoding 5'-3' exonuclease — translation MRKVTQTTRRLMLLDTASLYFRAYFGIPDSVKAPDGTPVNAVRGLLDFIDRLVRDHRPDDLVACMDADWRPHWRVELIPTYKAHRVAEEHEAGPDEEEVPDTLSPQVPVIEGVLDALGIARVGVAAYEADDVIGTFTARAKGPVDIVTGDRDLYQLVDDARGVRVLYPLKGVGTLQLTDEAFLREKYGVDGRGYADLALLRGDPSDGLPGVPGIGEKTAAKLLAEFGDLAGIMAAVEDPKSKLTPAQRKRLDEARPYVAVAPKVVRVADDLPLPEVDTALPHAPRDPSALNELATRWGLGGSLQRLLTTLGA, via the coding sequence ATGCGGAAGGTGACGCAGACAACCCGACGGCTCATGCTCCTCGACACCGCCTCGCTCTACTTCCGCGCCTACTTCGGCATCCCGGACTCCGTGAAGGCCCCGGACGGCACGCCCGTGAACGCCGTGCGCGGGCTGCTCGACTTCATCGACCGCCTGGTCCGGGACCACCGCCCGGACGACCTGGTCGCCTGCATGGACGCGGACTGGCGCCCGCACTGGCGGGTCGAGCTGATCCCGACCTACAAGGCGCACCGCGTGGCCGAGGAGCACGAGGCGGGCCCGGACGAGGAGGAGGTGCCGGACACGCTCTCCCCTCAGGTGCCCGTCATCGAGGGCGTCCTGGACGCGCTGGGCATCGCGCGCGTGGGCGTGGCGGCGTACGAGGCGGACGATGTGATCGGCACGTTCACGGCACGCGCGAAGGGACCGGTCGACATCGTCACCGGCGACCGCGACCTGTACCAACTGGTCGACGACGCCCGCGGGGTGCGTGTGCTGTATCCGCTCAAGGGCGTCGGCACGCTCCAGCTGACCGACGAGGCGTTCCTGCGCGAGAAGTACGGCGTCGACGGGCGGGGTTACGCGGACCTGGCGCTGCTGCGCGGCGACCCGAGCGACGGGCTGCCGGGCGTGCCGGGCATCGGCGAGAAGACGGCCGCGAAGCTGCTCGCCGAGTTCGGCGACCTGGCCGGGATCATGGCCGCGGTCGAGGACCCCAAGTCGAAGCTCACCCCGGCACAGCGCAAGCGGCTCGACGAGGCACGGCCCTATGTCGCGGTCGCACCCAAGGTCGTCCGCGTCGCCGACGACCTGCCGCTGCCCGAGGTCGACACGGCACTTCCGCACGCCCCGCGCGACCCGTCCGCCCTGAACGAGCTGGCGACCCGCTGGGGCCTGGGCGGCTCCCTGCAGCGGCTGCTCACCACGCTCGGGGCGTGA